One part of the Candidatus Flexicrinis affinis genome encodes these proteins:
- a CDS encoding CHAD domain-containing protein: MSDDWVADALEALSASLTPILPTDTITQAGRKIVQADTIRLLALEDGVRLSDDIEFVHDMRVATRRMRSALRLLAPYYRGKKVKRLLKSLRWLARLLGDVRDLDVLLHELQKRDPIGLQHPITMANLARERAHRRLSAGLDNEKFHKLVDQLTAFALDSKDALVGSAPLPVEVRHVVPVLIHQALSNVRAFDPLLDDETIPGFEALHALRISFKGLRYITAYFKDVLGNTADAFISELKAVQDHLGTMNDAVVFADKLAAHAAENPSEDAVADVIVTLRAEADTLARTFLPVWQRFNSRAVQRNLADALLVLR, translated from the coding sequence ATGAGTGACGACTGGGTCGCTGATGCGCTGGAGGCCTTGTCTGCCTCGCTGACCCCCATCCTGCCGACAGATACCATCACCCAAGCCGGCCGTAAGATCGTGCAGGCTGATACAATCCGCTTGCTGGCGCTGGAGGACGGCGTGCGCCTGAGCGACGACATCGAGTTTGTCCACGACATGCGTGTCGCCACGCGCCGGATGCGCTCTGCCCTGCGCTTGCTCGCGCCATACTACCGGGGCAAGAAGGTGAAGCGATTGCTCAAATCGCTGCGCTGGTTGGCACGGTTACTCGGTGACGTACGCGACCTTGACGTGCTCCTCCATGAACTGCAGAAGCGCGATCCGATCGGACTGCAGCACCCGATTACCATGGCAAACCTCGCCCGCGAGCGCGCCCATCGCCGCCTCAGCGCCGGCCTCGACAACGAGAAGTTTCACAAGCTCGTCGACCAATTGACGGCGTTCGCGCTCGATTCGAAAGACGCACTTGTGGGGAGTGCGCCGCTGCCGGTCGAAGTGCGTCACGTCGTGCCGGTGCTGATCCATCAGGCGCTTTCGAACGTACGCGCGTTCGATCCGCTGCTCGACGACGAGACAATCCCCGGCTTCGAGGCGCTCCACGCGCTGCGAATCTCGTTCAAGGGGCTGCGCTACATCACGGCTTACTTCAAAGACGTGCTGGGCAATACGGCGGATGCGTTCATCAGCGAGTTGAAGGCGGTACAGGATCACCTTGGCACGATGAACGATGCGGTGGTCTTTGCGGACAAGCTCGCCGCACACGCCGCTGAAAACCCCTCCGAAGACGCGGTAGCGGACGTCATCGTCACGCTGCGCGCCGAAGCAGATACGCTCGCACGCACTTTCTTGCCGGTGTGGCAGCGCTTTAATTCGCGCGCGGTTCAGCGCAATCTGGCCGACGCGCTGCTGGTCCTACGCTGA
- a CDS encoding metallophosphoesterase family protein gives MRLAILSDIHSNLTALDVLAPDIARADRVVCLGDVTGYYCQPNAAIDRMRELDALCVLGNHDHFALVGCPSGAPEAVQWGVAFAQSHLSPENKAWLSRLPLTWEGKIGGIHALLVHGAPWDPLGAYLYADNPRLSELDGYDADLIAFGQTHRALLRDGTRPILLNPGAVGQSRDAIAQACMALVDTDTRAVELIRRPYDPAPVIELARSHGAGDWILKHLV, from the coding sequence ATGCGCCTTGCCATCCTCAGCGACATCCACAGCAACCTAACCGCGCTCGACGTCCTCGCGCCGGACATCGCACGCGCGGATCGCGTCGTGTGCCTCGGCGACGTGACCGGCTACTACTGTCAACCCAACGCGGCGATCGATCGCATGCGCGAACTCGACGCGCTGTGCGTGCTGGGCAACCACGACCACTTCGCGCTCGTCGGGTGCCCGTCAGGCGCGCCGGAGGCCGTGCAGTGGGGAGTCGCGTTTGCGCAATCGCACCTCTCGCCTGAGAATAAGGCGTGGCTGTCCCGTCTGCCACTGACGTGGGAGGGCAAGATTGGCGGGATTCACGCGCTACTGGTGCACGGCGCGCCGTGGGACCCGCTCGGCGCATACCTGTACGCCGACAACCCCCGCCTGAGCGAACTTGACGGCTACGACGCCGACCTGATCGCGTTCGGCCAGACGCATCGCGCGCTCCTGCGTGACGGCACGCGACCGATCCTGCTCAACCCGGGCGCGGTCGGCCAATCGCGCGATGCCATAGCGCAGGCGTGCATGGCGCTGGTCGACACCGACACGCGCGCCGTCGAATTGATCCGTCGTCCGTACGACCCGGCGCCGGTGATCGAGCTGGCGCGGTCGCACGGCGCCGGCGACTGGATTCTCAAACACTTGGTGTGA
- a CDS encoding FAD-dependent oxidoreductase, with the protein MSPLGTPENPLVVAVVGSGPSGFYAAEHLFKQLGSGVRVVMIERLPTPFGLVRGGVAPDHQKIKSVTKVYDKIAQREGFSFLGNVEFGTTLPLDMLRQFAHAVIFATGAQTDRSLGIEGEDLPGSYAATDFVAWYNGHPDYRHLSFDLTAERAIVVGIGNVAMDVARILGRTCAELSQTDIADYALDALDQSRVKEIIVIGRRGPAQAAFTPPELKELSEMPDTDLIIAPEDAVLDPLSEAWLKTSGDRDAAKNVALLQEYSQRAPQGKSRRIVMRFLTSPLAIHGGGKVEAVTLGRNQLVERDHGYLSAEPTGETEIVSAGLVFRSVGYRGVALPGVPFDAKRGVIPNSAGRVLNAPGGEPVPGLYAVGWIKRGPSGIIGTNKPDSIATVDSLLADLQTGALGETPAGGDLESVLRAAGVRVVSYGDWQRLDTLETHAGERLGRPRVKLTDVAQMLAALDE; encoded by the coding sequence ATGTCACCACTCGGAACGCCTGAAAACCCGTTGGTTGTCGCGGTCGTCGGCAGCGGCCCTTCGGGATTCTATGCAGCGGAGCACTTGTTCAAGCAGTTGGGCTCCGGCGTTAGGGTGGTGATGATCGAGCGGCTTCCGACGCCGTTCGGACTGGTGCGGGGCGGCGTTGCCCCTGACCACCAGAAGATCAAGTCGGTCACCAAGGTCTACGACAAGATCGCCCAACGCGAGGGCTTCAGCTTCCTCGGCAATGTCGAGTTCGGCACCACACTCCCCCTCGACATGCTGCGGCAGTTCGCACATGCTGTGATCTTCGCCACCGGTGCGCAAACGGATCGCTCGCTCGGCATCGAGGGTGAGGATTTGCCCGGCAGTTATGCCGCGACCGACTTCGTGGCGTGGTACAACGGGCATCCTGACTACCGCCATCTGTCGTTCGACCTGACCGCCGAGCGCGCGATCGTGGTCGGCATCGGCAACGTCGCCATGGACGTCGCCCGCATCCTCGGCCGGACATGCGCCGAGCTAAGCCAGACCGACATCGCAGACTATGCGCTGGATGCACTCGACCAGAGTCGGGTAAAAGAGATCATCGTCATCGGCCGGCGCGGCCCCGCCCAAGCCGCCTTTACCCCGCCCGAGCTCAAAGAACTGAGCGAGATGCCGGATACCGACTTGATCATCGCGCCTGAAGACGCGGTGCTCGACCCGTTGTCCGAAGCATGGCTGAAAACCAGCGGCGATCGCGACGCGGCCAAGAACGTTGCCCTGCTGCAAGAGTACAGTCAGCGCGCTCCGCAAGGCAAAAGCCGCCGAATCGTCATGCGTTTCCTAACCTCTCCGCTGGCGATTCATGGCGGCGGCAAAGTCGAGGCCGTCACGCTGGGCCGCAACCAGCTCGTCGAACGCGACCACGGTTACCTCAGCGCCGAACCCACAGGCGAAACCGAGATCGTGAGCGCGGGGCTGGTGTTCCGGTCGGTCGGGTATCGCGGCGTCGCCCTGCCGGGCGTCCCGTTCGACGCCAAACGCGGCGTGATCCCCAACAGCGCCGGCCGTGTGCTGAATGCCCCCGGCGGCGAACCGGTTCCGGGGCTGTATGCCGTTGGCTGGATCAAGCGCGGTCCGTCCGGGATCATCGGGACCAACAAGCCGGATTCGATCGCCACCGTCGACAGCCTGCTCGCTGACCTTCAGACAGGCGCGCTTGGCGAAACGCCAGCGGGCGGCGATCTCGAATCGGTGCTGCGCGCCGCAGGCGTGCGCGTTGTGAGCTACGGCGACTGGCAGCGGCTAGACACGCTCGAGACGCACGCCGGCGAACGACTCGGCCGGCCGCGGGTCAAGCTCACCGACGTCGCTCAGATGCTTGCCGCGCTGGACGAATAA
- a CDS encoding M48 family metalloprotease — MSRGYSRGRSGFGGVQLIIGLVVAVFAVISFLGSQEYNPVTGQNQYVSLTAQQEIALGLQSVPEMVREYGGVYPDQQVQAVIDQIGADLVNGSVAGQVPWQFEFTVLNNSSTVNAFALPGGPIFITTGLLSRLETEDMVAGVLAHEIVHVLARHSAQAIAKSELTNGLIGAVGVASGDAGASQTAAMIGQLVNMSYGRDAEIESDTLGVCLMINAGYDPQAMIAVMRVLESASGGARQPEFLSTHPSPDNRIGRIQEAIDRAATDCPF, encoded by the coding sequence ATGTCTCGGGGATACAGCCGCGGTCGCAGCGGGTTCGGCGGTGTTCAGCTCATTATCGGGCTTGTCGTCGCGGTGTTTGCCGTCATCTCATTCCTTGGCTCACAAGAGTACAATCCGGTCACCGGCCAGAATCAGTACGTCAGCCTGACGGCGCAGCAGGAGATCGCGCTGGGTTTGCAGTCGGTGCCGGAGATGGTGCGCGAGTACGGCGGCGTCTACCCGGATCAGCAGGTGCAGGCTGTGATCGACCAGATCGGCGCCGACCTCGTCAACGGCAGTGTGGCGGGGCAGGTGCCGTGGCAGTTCGAGTTCACCGTGCTCAATAACAGCAGCACGGTCAACGCGTTTGCGCTCCCGGGCGGGCCGATCTTTATCACGACCGGTTTGCTCAGCCGCTTGGAGACCGAGGATATGGTGGCCGGCGTGCTGGCCCACGAAATCGTGCACGTACTCGCCCGGCACAGCGCACAGGCGATCGCCAAGTCCGAACTCACCAACGGCCTCATCGGCGCGGTCGGTGTGGCGTCCGGCGATGCCGGCGCATCGCAGACCGCCGCCATGATCGGACAGTTGGTCAACATGAGCTACGGTCGCGACGCCGAGATCGAGTCCGACACGTTGGGCGTGTGCCTGATGATCAACGCCGGCTACGATCCGCAGGCCATGATTGCCGTGATGCGGGTGCTGGAATCCGCGTCGGGCGGGGCCCGGCAACCGGAGTTCTTGAGCACACACCCCAGCCCAGACAACCGGATCGGACGCATTCAAGAGGCGATCGACCGCGCCGCCACCGACTGCCCGTTCTAG
- the rffA gene encoding dTDP-4-amino-4,6-dideoxygalactose transaminase: MPMPEILIPFNKPYATGAEFAYMQQAVANSHLSGDGPFTKRCHTFLQESLGVPKALLTTSCTHALEMSALLLDIQPGDEVICPSFTFVTSIGAFVLRGAVPVFADIRPDTLNIDEATLEAHITPRTKAVVVVHYAGVACEMDAIMAIAGKHGVPVVEDNAHALFSRYKGRFTGTFGAMATQSFHETKNFTCGEGGALLLNDARLFERAEIIREKGTNRSRFFRGQVDKYTWVDLGSSYLPSDLLAAYLSAQFEAADDIQHRRKTIWDRYDAHVPDWAAQHGVQLMTLPDDREQSYHMYWMLLPSLASRTALIAYLRELGIYAPFHYLPLHLSDMGRKFGGVEGDCPVTEDVSDRLIRLPLYNAMTEDEQMRVIAALFAFEGW; this comes from the coding sequence ATGCCCATGCCCGAAATTCTGATCCCGTTCAACAAGCCCTACGCCACCGGCGCCGAGTTTGCCTACATGCAGCAGGCGGTCGCCAACAGCCACCTCAGCGGCGACGGGCCGTTCACAAAGCGCTGCCATACGTTCCTGCAGGAGTCGCTGGGCGTGCCGAAAGCGCTGCTCACGACAAGCTGCACGCACGCGCTGGAGATGTCTGCCCTGCTGCTCGACATCCAGCCCGGCGACGAAGTGATCTGCCCGTCGTTCACGTTCGTGACCAGCATCGGCGCGTTCGTGCTGCGCGGCGCGGTGCCGGTGTTCGCCGACATCCGCCCCGACACGCTCAACATCGACGAGGCGACGCTCGAAGCGCACATCACCCCGCGCACAAAGGCAGTCGTGGTCGTGCATTACGCCGGCGTCGCGTGCGAGATGGACGCGATCATGGCGATTGCGGGCAAGCACGGCGTGCCGGTGGTGGAGGACAACGCCCACGCGCTGTTCAGCCGCTACAAGGGGCGCTTCACCGGCACGTTCGGGGCGATGGCGACGCAGAGCTTCCACGAGACCAAGAACTTCACCTGCGGCGAGGGTGGCGCGCTGCTCCTCAACGATGCGCGCCTGTTCGAGCGCGCCGAGATCATCCGCGAGAAAGGCACCAATCGCAGCCGTTTCTTTCGCGGACAGGTCGACAAATACACGTGGGTTGACCTCGGCTCGTCATACCTGCCGAGCGATCTGCTCGCTGCTTATTTGTCGGCGCAGTTCGAGGCTGCCGACGACATCCAGCACCGCCGCAAGACGATCTGGGATCGCTATGACGCGCATGTGCCGGATTGGGCCGCGCAGCACGGTGTCCAGTTGATGACTCTGCCCGACGACCGCGAGCAGTCCTATCACATGTACTGGATGCTGCTGCCGTCGCTGGCATCGCGCACGGCGCTGATCGCGTACCTGCGCGAGTTGGGCATCTACGCGCCGTTCCACTATCTGCCGCTGCATCTCAGCGACATGGGCCGCAAGTTCGGCGGCGTCGAAGGCGACTGCCCGGTCACCGAGGACGTCAGCGACCGGCTGATCCGCCTGCCGCTGTACAACGCCATGACCGAGGACGAGCAAATGCGCGTGATCGCCGCGCTGTTCGCCTTCGAGGGTTGGTAA
- the dnaN gene encoding DNA polymerase III subunit beta gives MRLSVLQSNLARGLSIVSRAVESRPSMPVLSNVLLKTEESRLKLAAVNMSLGLGITVWIGANVEVDGSVTLPAKVFVDLVNNLSNDRVDLSLDTATQTVHLRCGGNKGNIKGIDAHEFPPLNEGSGSDLTVEGGLFKNMINQVAFSAATDDHRPALTGIFMQLNGSTITMAAADGYRLAVHTGGLEQKFDKALNLLIPARSLQEVAKVITEDDEPVYISLPGERDIVVFTVGQVEISAQLLDAKFPPFESVIPKDYSTSTVMYRTDLLAACQRAEIFARDSAFSGRLYVKPPRRSGDPGEVTIVGKSQERGDNEGLLDAAVEGEPVDISFNIKYLIDVLRVLPDEEVVLQSKGAANPGVIRPVGRDNYLYVIMPMAR, from the coding sequence ATGCGTTTGTCGGTTCTCCAGTCCAATCTTGCGCGCGGTCTCAGCATCGTGAGCCGCGCGGTCGAGTCGCGTCCCTCGATGCCCGTGCTCAGCAACGTGCTGCTCAAGACCGAAGAATCGCGCCTCAAGCTGGCGGCGGTCAACATGAGCCTCGGGCTTGGTATCACGGTCTGGATCGGCGCGAACGTGGAGGTCGACGGATCGGTGACGCTTCCCGCCAAGGTATTCGTCGATCTGGTCAACAACCTGAGCAACGATCGCGTCGACCTGTCGCTGGACACCGCCACCCAGACCGTCCACCTGCGCTGCGGCGGCAACAAGGGCAACATCAAGGGCATCGACGCGCACGAGTTCCCGCCGCTCAACGAAGGCAGCGGCTCGGACCTCACGGTCGAGGGCGGCTTGTTCAAGAACATGATCAATCAGGTCGCCTTTTCGGCCGCCACCGACGATCACCGCCCGGCCCTGACCGGCATCTTCATGCAGCTCAACGGCAGCACCATCACGATGGCCGCGGCCGACGGCTACCGCCTCGCCGTGCACACTGGCGGCCTTGAGCAGAAGTTTGACAAGGCGCTCAACCTGTTGATCCCGGCGCGCTCGCTGCAAGAAGTCGCCAAGGTCATCACCGAAGACGACGAGCCGGTCTACATCAGCTTGCCGGGCGAGCGCGACATCGTCGTGTTTACGGTCGGTCAGGTCGAGATTTCGGCCCAGCTTCTGGACGCCAAGTTCCCGCCGTTCGAGTCGGTCATCCCGAAGGATTACAGCACCAGCACGGTGATGTACCGCACCGACCTGTTGGCCGCCTGCCAGCGCGCCGAGATCTTCGCCCGCGACTCGGCGTTCAGCGGCAGGCTGTACGTCAAGCCGCCGCGCCGCAGTGGCGACCCCGGCGAGGTCACGATCGTCGGCAAGAGTCAGGAGCGCGGCGACAACGAAGGCTTGCTCGACGCCGCCGTCGAAGGCGAGCCGGTCGATATTTCGTTCAACATCAAGTACTTGATCGACGTGCTGCGCGTGCTGCCCGACGAAGAGGTCGTGCTGCAAAGCAAAGGCGCGGCCAATCCGGGTGTGATTCGCCCGGTCGGGCGCGACAACTACCTGTACGTCATCATGCCGATGGCGCGCTAG
- the mutY gene encoding A/G-specific adenine glycosylase, producing MLESIAGLLLAWYDRAAAPLPWRTDPTPYRVWLSEIMLQQTQVDTVIPYFERFLASYPSVTDLAAAPLADVLKLWEGLGYYARARNLHRAAQQVANDLGGVFPDTVEGLLELPGIGKYTAGAIASIAFGRRAPLVDGNVIRVFARLMDFDGDVTTSTAQSKMWHWTEACLPHDRPGDFNQALMELGRTICTPKSPRCPDCPLRSTCLAAERGTQAIRPVKKKPAPRPHYHVAAGVIRRADGRLLIAQRPLDGLLGGLWEFPGGKQEPGESLEACLVRELREELDIGVTVGEQLVAVDHGFTHFSITLHAFECAYIDDGREPQALGAHAWAWVHDEELDRYSFGKADRGVIAALRDKPNRLL from the coding sequence ATGCTCGAATCGATCGCCGGACTGCTGCTGGCGTGGTACGACCGCGCGGCCGCACCCCTGCCGTGGCGCACTGATCCCACGCCCTATCGCGTGTGGCTTTCGGAGATCATGCTGCAGCAAACGCAGGTCGACACGGTGATCCCGTATTTTGAGCGTTTTCTCGCGTCCTATCCCTCGGTCACCGACCTCGCCGCCGCGCCGCTCGCCGACGTGCTCAAACTCTGGGAAGGCTTGGGCTACTACGCACGGGCCCGCAACTTGCACCGCGCTGCGCAGCAGGTGGCGAACGATCTCGGCGGCGTCTTCCCCGACACTGTCGAAGGCCTGCTCGAGCTGCCCGGCATCGGCAAGTACACCGCCGGCGCGATCGCGTCGATCGCGTTCGGGCGGCGCGCGCCGTTGGTCGACGGCAACGTCATTCGCGTATTCGCGCGGCTGATGGACTTCGATGGCGACGTGACGACCAGCACGGCGCAATCGAAGATGTGGCATTGGACCGAGGCGTGCCTGCCGCACGACCGTCCCGGCGATTTCAATCAGGCGTTGATGGAATTAGGGCGGACGATCTGCACGCCGAAATCGCCGCGCTGCCCGGACTGTCCACTGCGGTCGACGTGCCTCGCGGCTGAACGCGGCACGCAAGCGATCCGTCCAGTCAAGAAGAAGCCCGCACCGCGCCCGCACTACCACGTCGCCGCCGGTGTGATCCGTCGGGCCGATGGGCGTTTGCTGATTGCACAGCGCCCACTGGACGGGCTGCTCGGCGGCCTCTGGGAGTTTCCCGGCGGCAAACAAGAACCCGGCGAGTCGCTCGAAGCCTGCCTGGTGCGCGAACTGCGCGAGGAGCTCGATATCGGCGTGACCGTGGGCGAGCAGCTCGTGGCGGTCGATCACGGTTTCACCCATTTCTCGATCACGCTGCACGCGTTCGAGTGTGCCTATATCGACGATGGGCGGGAACCGCAAGCGCTGGGTGCGCATGCGTGGGCCTGGGTGCATGACGAGGAGCTAGATCGTTACAGCTTCGGGAAGGCCGATCGCGGCGTTATCGCGGCCTTGCGTGACAAACCGAACAGGCTTCTGTAG
- a CDS encoding response regulator yields MGQILVVDDDRALLLIMQLTLERGGFSVTTAETGDQALKLAYQYRYDLIILDDMMPGMSGGQTCRLLKSDPRTSNIPVMLYSARSDAVETDYMTDVLADAALRKPSSPTKVLEMVNNLVARA; encoded by the coding sequence ATGGGTCAGATTCTCGTCGTTGACGACGACCGCGCGCTGCTATTGATCATGCAGCTCACACTCGAACGCGGCGGATTCAGTGTGACGACGGCCGAGACTGGCGATCAGGCCCTCAAACTGGCCTACCAGTACCGTTACGACCTGATCATTCTCGACGACATGATGCCGGGGATGAGCGGGGGCCAAACCTGCCGCCTGCTCAAGAGCGACCCGCGCACCTCCAATATTCCCGTCATGCTTTACAGCGCTCGCAGCGACGCCGTCGAGACCGACTACATGACCGACGTCCTCGCCGACGCCGCCCTGCGCAAGCCCTCCAGCCCGACCAAAGTGCTGGAGATGGTCAACAATCTCGTCGCCCGCGCCTGA